A region of Catenibacterium mitsuokai DNA encodes the following proteins:
- a CDS encoding ParB/RepB/Spo0J family partition protein, protein MARSKETKIELTAYDDLFETDQSREEAKLSKIRDIPISEIDEFPDHPFKVFIDEDMEQLVDSIKRNGVMTPATVRLKEDGRYELISGHRRKKACELAGLETLKCEVKDLSREEAIIVMVESNLQRSTILPSEKAFAYKMRLEAMKRQAGRPPKENASPLATNLPKGRSDEELGELVGESKDQIRRYIRLTELVPEILQMVDDRQIAFRPAVEISYLPEEQQYTLLEAMEYSDATPSLAQAIKMKKFMQDDKLTDEVIQSIMEEEKPNQREKPAFRDERIIKLIPKSIPRGQESDFVVKALEFYNRHLQRSKDRER, encoded by the coding sequence AAAATCGAGCTGACCGCTTACGATGACCTGTTTGAAACAGACCAGAGCCGTGAAGAAGCGAAGCTCAGTAAGATAAGGGATATTCCCATTTCAGAAATTGACGAGTTCCCAGACCACCCGTTTAAGGTTTTCATAGACGAGGATATGGAGCAGCTTGTCGATAGTATTAAACGAAATGGTGTAATGACCCCTGCGACTGTTCGGCTCAAAGAGGACGGACGGTATGAGCTTATCAGCGGACACAGGCGGAAAAAGGCGTGTGAGCTTGCAGGATTGGAAACGCTGAAATGCGAGGTTAAGGATTTAAGCCGTGAAGAAGCCATTATTGTAATGGTGGAGAGCAACTTGCAGAGGTCAACGATTCTACCGAGTGAGAAAGCCTTTGCCTATAAAATGCGGCTTGAAGCAATGAAGCGGCAAGCAGGCAGACCCCCGAAAGAAAATGCGTCGCCATTGGCGACTAATTTACCGAAAGGTCGTTCCGATGAAGAATTGGGCGAACTTGTAGGAGAAAGCAAAGACCAGATACGCCGCTATATCCGCCTTACCGAGCTTGTTCCCGAAATTCTGCAAATGGTCGATGACAGGCAGATTGCTTTTCGTCCTGCGGTGGAAATCTCTTATCTGCCCGAAGAGCAGCAATACACTCTGCTTGAAGCGATGGAGTACAGCGACGCTACCCCGTCACTTGCACAGGCTATCAAAATGAAGAAGTTTATGCAGGATGATAAGCTCACGGACGAGGTTATTCAATCCATTATGGAGGAGGAAAAACCAAACCAGAGGGAGAAGCCTGCCTTTCGTGATGAACGGATAATCAAGCTCATCCCCAAGTCTATTCCCAGAGGGCAGG